The DNA segment ATCCACTACGCCACGGTCGACGGCAACGCCAAGGCCGGCACGGATTACACGGGCGTGACCGACGGCACGGTCCAGCTTGCGGCCAACCAGCAATCGCAGACGTTCAGCATCAACATTGCCGCCGATACGAATTCCCACTCGGCGCGCTCGTTCAACGTCAAAATCACCAGCGTCGACGTTTCGCCGACGGGCCTGGTGACCTTCGACCCGACCGCGGGCCAAGGCACGGGCACGATCAATTTCACCCCGCCGAATGTGACGATCGGCGCGGGCAGCGCACAAAGCGGGGCGGCGGCCACCACGATGTCGTTCCCGGTCACCCTTTCGGGCACGTCCGATGTGCCGGTGGTGCTCGACTACAGCACGTCGAGCGACAGCGGTGATACGGCCGTGGCGGGCACCGACTACACGCAGGAAACGAATCAAACGTTGACGATTCAGCCCGGCGACACCACGGGCACGATTTCGATTCCGATTTCCGCGCAATCCTCCTCGTTCTCTGGCAACAAAACCTTCCACGTCAACGTCAGCTTGGACAGCAGTGACACGTCGGGCGCGCATCTGAATCAAACCTCGGTTCAGGGGTCGATCACTTCGCCAGCGCCTACCGTGTCGGTTGCCGACGCAACAGCTCAAGGTGGCACGGCCGCCGGAACGATCTCGTTTCCGATCCATCTCAGCGGCGCTTTGAATCAATCCCTGGTCCTCGATTACAGCACGGCCATCCTATCGGGCGACACGGCCGCGAGCACCGACTTCACGGCGCAGACGGATCAAAAGCTGACGATCCCGGCTGGCACGACTGACACCGCGATCCAGATTCCGATTGCCGCCCAGACCACGCCATTTGGCGCCGCGAAGACCTTTCACCTGAACGTCAGCCTCGATGACCCCAATGCGGGCGTGCAACTAACAAACACGTCTGCTCAGGGATCGATCACTTCGCCGGCGCCGAGCTTGTCGATCGGCGATGCCACGGTCCAGGGCAATTCGACCGCTGGTGTGATTTCGTTCCCCATTCACCTCAACGGACCGTCGAGCCAACCCGTCGTGCTCGATTACAGCACGGCCATCCTGTCGGGCGACACGGCCGTGGCCGGGACGGACTACACAACGCAAACGAATCAAAAGCTCACCATCCCCGCCGGCACGACCGACACCACGATCCAGATTCCGATTGCCGCGCAAACCACCACAGGTTTCGCCGACAAGACCTTTCACGTGAACATCAGCCTGGATAGCAGTGACACGTCGCACGTATCTCTGGCGGATACGTCGGCCGAGGGAACCATTACGTCCGTGCCGTCGGTCGGCATTCTCAGCAATGCTACCGACTCGCCAACTCAATCGGCACCGTCGACGATGAATTTCGCCGTAACCTTGTTAAATCAACAGGGGGCACCGACACAGACCACCCAGGACCTCACGATTCAGTACCGCGTGTTTAGTACGGGTACTGATAACGCCATCGGCGGCAGCAGCATTGCCACCTCCGGTGTGGACTACCTGGCTGTCGATACCACGGCCGCCAATCCACTCGGTCAGCCGCTGGTGATTCCCGCCGGGCAGTCGGTTGGTACGATCAAGATTCCGATTGCCGCTGAGTTGGCCGGGTCGATAAACAAGACCTTTCACATTCAAATCCTCAGCGTCTCGGCCGGCGCGGTTGTATCGGATGTAGCCGGCTCGGCAACGGGAACGATCAACGTCGGCCAAATCCCGAAACCGGTAGTGTCGATTCAGAACGCATCGCTGCCTGAGCCCACCACGACGGGCCAGAACATGCAGTTTACGGTGAGCTTGTCAGCGCCCAGCACGGACCCGGTGACGGTGAACTATACGATCACACCGGGGACGGCCAAGGCTGGCGTCGACTACACCCCGCCCGCGACGCAAGGGACCGTCACGTTCCAGCCGATGCAGACCACGGCCACCATTTCAGTACCGATCCTGCCCGACGCCAACGTCACGCCCAGCGCCCAATTCCTGGTCGCCTTATCCGAGCAGACGGGAAACACTGCTTCCACGATCAGCACGACCGCGGGACAGGCGCTCGGTACGATACTGACGAACGGAAGCTTCTCGGGTTCGGTCTATGTGGATACCAACAACGACGGTATCCACGAAACCGGTGAGCACGCTTTGGCCGGGGCAACGATCACCATCACGGGAAATGCGGTGACGGGACAGGCCGAACAGTTCAGCACCACGTCGGCCGCCGACGGCTCGTTCAGCTTCCCGGCGGTCCCACCGGGGACATACACCGTGACCCAGATAGCTCCCACGGGTTACGTGATGGGCATCTCGACTCCTGGAACCGGAGTCGGCGTGAACGGCAGCAATCAAATGACGTTCACGATCACTTCAGGGGACGTGCTGACGAACAATAACTTCTCCGAGCGAGGGCTTGAGCCACAACTCATCACGAAGCGGATGTTCTTGTCATCGGTCATTCAATAAATAACATGGGCATCCCATAACGCGGTAATTCGCTAGCGCGCTGCCGGGCCTTGACTCGTCCAGTGCGTTCGAGCAAAGTGCCGTCCGCCGCGACTAACGGCTCAAATGCCACAACCGACGCAGGCTGCTGCGACGGGTTGCACTTCTTGCAAGACGCCTCGGTCCTTGGTCGTTTCGCCCCACTGGGTCAATTCGGCGCGTAGCACTCGGTACTCGCCCGGCGCCTCGATACCCAGCCGAACTCGATTTCCCTGCACGCTCAGGACCGAAACCGTGATCTCGTCAGCGATCAGGACCTTCTCTCCGGGCTTCCTGCTCAGGACCAACATGGCTTCCTCCTAGTGCTAACCGGACCCAAAGTGATGGTCGAAATTGGTTCAGTGAATCAATGATCAGTTGCGGCCGATATAGCAATTTGTGCGCCGAAACGCAGCCGAGCAGCACGAAATCGCCTAAGAGTAAATGAGAAAGGCGGTTAATCATGCCAGCGCTCGGTAATGTCGTATCACTGCTGGCGACTGTCAAAGTGTGCAGCTAATGATCAACAGAGGTGCGGAATCGCTCAACTTTGGCAGGCGTCTCGCTGACGAGGGGGACCATGTTCTCGATCCGAGACGGTTGCGAACCTGGCGTCTACTAAAGCGGCCGGCCAGGTGCCGTGGCGGGAGCGCCACGCTAATCGTCACATTCTGTGCGGCTGACCCCGGATGATGCCTTTTCGAGCCTTCGGACCCTAAGGCGGCCGGGCGACCGCGCTGACCGGCCGGGCGACGCGACGTAGAATGAAATGCCAATTCCACCGTCCATTCTGGCGACTCTCGGGGGGAGTGATGCGTTGTTTTCCATGTTTCTTCGCGCTCGCAATGCTGGCAGTCGTGGCATCGACCGCCTTGGCGGCTGAGACGCAGCCCACCGCCGGCCGCACCGAAGCGGAACAGGCGGTGCGTGGCGCCGTGGCCGCTTATCGGCAGGCGCTCGATCAACAGGACGTCGACGCGATTGTCTCGTTCTGGACGCCCGAGGCCGATTACGTCGACCAGTTGGGGCGCGTGTACAAGATTCACGCCGGCCTCACCCAAGCCAAGAAGCTTGCCCAAGAGGGGATGCACATCGCGCACCTGGCTCCGAAAACCGAGACCCTGGGCATTCGGCTGGTGACGCCGGACGTCGCCATTGAGGACGGAAGCTTCGAGCGCATCGGCGCACTAGCGGGCCCCGCGCCGCAAGGGCGGTACACGACCGTGTGGGTAAAGCGCGACGGTCATTGGCTGATCGACGGCGTACGCGAAACGCCCATGCACCTCGAGGACAGCTCCGACGCCATCGACGATCTGGGCTGGATGATTGGTGAATGGGTCGCCGAGGGGCCGCACGCAACGGCCGAGATTTCCTGCAGTTGGGGCAAGGACGAAAGCTACATCGTGACACAACTGAAAATGAAGCCGGTCGTGGGCGAGCCCTTCTCCGCCACGCAAGTGATCGGCTGGGACCCGAGCCAGCAGAAGATCCGCTCCTTCATGTTCGATTCGCGCGGTGGATTCAACGAAGGGCAATGGGTGAACGAAGGAGACGGTTGGATCGTGAGGTCGGTCGAATCTCATCCCAACGGCAAGCGCACCGCCTCCACCAAGATCTACAGCCGCGTCGACGATAACACCGCCCTCTGGGAATCGATCGACGACGACGTGGCAGGACAGGCGGGCGCCGAACTGCGTTTGCGGATTACCCGCAAGCAACCTCAGAAATGATTCATCGAACAGCGGACAATCGCTAAGGAACTATACGTGTCAACACAATTGCAAAGGGCCGTGCGCATCGCGCTGGGCGCGCTGTGCCTGGCATGTTTGGCTGCCGGGACTGTGGTGCCTGTGCATGCGCAGACGCCCCCCAAGGCCAAGGCGCCGGCTGCGCCCAGGCCGCCTGCCGGCTCAGCGAAAGCGCCTCAGGCGGCGCCGGCGCCAGCGGCCAAGACTCCGCCACCCCCGGCGGTCGATTCCCCGGAGCGCGAGCAGATCCTGCACAGCCGGGCGTGGCAACAGACGATCGCGGATTTCGAGAGCTGGCTATCGAGCCAGACGTTGTACGACGCGCAGCAGGTCAAGCAAACCAGGGCTCGGCTCGAGGTCGGTATCAGCCGCATGACGCCCGCGCAGCTACAGTGGTTCGAAAACGACATGCAAGCCAAGCTGAAAGTGCTCAATAGCGATCAAGCGCAGGAAGCCGCGGCGTACCTGGCGCAGACGCTCGCGGTCGCTTCGCCGGCTTACGCGCGCAAGGTTCGCCAGAAGTTGCCCGACGTACTCACGGCGCCGGCCGGGCAGATCAGCCAGCAACTGGCCGGTTTCGCCGCCAAGCGGGACGCCACCGCGCAAATGCAGCAGGCGTTCAACGACAATCGGCAGCAACAAATCGCGCACAACCAGACGCAGATCGCCGCGCAACAGCAAATTCTCAACCAGGATCTGGGGCGCGAGTCGGACGGTGCCATCAACGCCACGAAGGGAAACAAGTTCACCGCCGCGCGTGACTACTTCCCGAACGCCGGCAACGATGGCCCCTTTGGCCCCGGCACCTCGATCGGCTTCTGGGGGGGCGGGTTCTTTTAGAGAAACCGCTTTCTTGAGTGCCTGACTCGACGACAGTTCCCTCTTGCCGCGACTGGCCAAGGGGGATGTGGAACGGTTGAATGGCAACCGGGCCACGCCGGTCGGGCCGAATTCTGCAACCAGGCCGATGTCATTCTGGACATCCGCGCCTCGGCAGCGGAAAATCCGCGCTTGCGACGGCTACCAATCTTGCTGGGCCGAACGTAGAGAGATGCTACGTAATGCCGCCGTGTCACTCGAATTGTCCGCCGTGTAAGTCGGACGTGTCGCACAGGGAAACGAGAGTGAGATCGACAAACCTCACACCGCAGGTAGCGACACCTGTAAGTAGAGACTCATTATGTCGAAATCCGCACTGTGCCGTCGATGTTCGCATGAATATGAAGTTGCGCCAGGCACGGCTTACGAGGCGATCGAATGTCCCAAGTGCCGGCTGCGGCCGGCCCAGCTGGGCGCAAAACTGGTCGCAGCTTTCTCGGGCGACATACAGCCACCGGAAACGTCGAAGCTGTACCGCCTGGGAATCGTGCTCGTGGCGCTCGCCATGACATTGCTGCCGATCATTTACGTCGGGCTGGTTGTTGCGGTTATCTATCTGGTCTGCATGCACGCCACGCACTGGGGACCGTACCTGCTGGCCGACAACCAACGGACGGGCGGGCGTAGACAAGCCACGCTATTCCTCGTCGGCTACCTCGGACCACTCATCGCCGGTGCGATTCTCATCATCTTCATGCTGAAGCCGCTGCTGGCCGCGCGACCCAAGAGCCCGGCTTCACGCCGCTTGGAAAGGGCCGACGATCCGGTCCTCTTCGATTTCGTCGGCCGACTTTGCGATGTCGTCGGCGCGCCTGCGCCCAGCGAGATTCGTCTTGATGGGCTGGTCAATGCCTCGGCCAGCTTCCGCGCCGGCTGGATGGGCATGATTTCCAATCAGCTGGTTTTGACGATCGGTGCGCCTCTCGTGGCGGGGTTGACGCTGCGACAGCTTACCGGCGTGCTGGCCCATGAATTCGGCCATTTTGCCCAGGGCAGCGGCATGCGGCTGACCTACGTGATTCGCTCGGTAAATGCATGGTTTGCCCGCGTTGTCTACGAACGAGACGCATGGGACGAGCGATTGGTCAGTTGGGGCAACAGGATGCCGATTCGCGAGCTGCAGGCCGTCTTTTGGATGACGCAGTTATGCATCTGGTCGACGCGCCGCATATTGTGGGCCTTGATGTGCGCCGGTCACGCGGTGAGCTGCTTCATGCTCCGCGAAATGGAATTCGATGCCGATCGCTGCGAAGCGCGGGTCGCGGGAAGCGACATGTTCGCCGCGACGCTCGAACGCGTGCAAGTTCTCAACGTGGCGTGGCAGGGGGCGCTGGCCGACACACAACGCTTGTTGGCCGACGGACAATTGGCGGACAACATCTGCGACGTGCTGCTGGACAACGTGCGACGGCTGCCGCCAAGCGCCGCCGATGAACTTCGTAAGACCGCGGCCGACCGAAAAACGCACTGGTCTGACACGCATCCCTGCGACACGGACCGCATCGCCAGCGCCCGGGCCGAAAAGGCCGAGGGGGCGTTCCGCCTGGATGGACCGGCGACGGTGCTGTTCGAATCCTTTCCATCGCTCGCGCGCGAAGTCAGCGCGTCGTTCTATCAAGAATCGCTGGGCGAGGCCTTTCACTCCACTCGCATGCTGCCGGCTGCGGAAGCCCTGACTCGTCAAAATGCCGAGCGCGACGAGGCGAGCGCGCGGGAACGGTTTTTCGCCAATACGTTCAACTTGCTGCGTCCTTTTGCCGTCGCGGCCGCATCGGCGCCGGCCCCCAGCAACCTGCAAGCCGCCGCACTCGAGCTGGAGGAAGCGCGAGCCACCGCCGATCGGACCGTCGCCGGATACCGCGAGGGATTTCAGCGATATGACGACGCAGACACACGCTGGATGTTGGCTGAGCAGGCGGCGTCGCTGATCGCCGGTGGACTGAAAGTGAAGCCCGCGGAGTTTCAAATCGAACGTTCGGACGCGAAAGCAGCCGCATCCGGACGCGATGGGGCCATCAACGAGATGAACGAGGTCGCGGAACAACTTCAACCTTTTGAGCAAGCGACGAGGCGCCGCATGGCACTCGCGATCGGTATGCTTCGCGTGCCAGGAATTGCCAGGCGGCTTCCGAATCTCTCGGTGTCCGAACGCGAGCTGCATCAAGTGCTCGCGGCCACGCGAGCGCTGCATCGGGCGTGGCCGGAAATCCTGCAGCTGCGCAACGGCGCCGGATGCCTGTCGATCTTGATCAACAATCTCGCCGCAAATCAGTCGAATAAGAAACTGCGAACCGCCCTGGCGGACAAGGTCGAAGGGGTCGCCAAGCAAGTAACGGCCCTCTACGAACGTTTCAGTGAAACAGCGTACCCCTTCGACCATGCCGTGCAGGAGGCCACGGTCGCTCAGTACGCGCTGGAAAAGCTGCCGGCCGCCGAAGACATCGCGGCGGTTTATTCCTCAGGTGCGACCCTCATCAATCAGTTGAACCTGTTGGCGGTCCGGATCGCGGGT comes from the Pirellulales bacterium genome and includes:
- a CDS encoding M48 family metallopeptidase → MSKSALCRRCSHEYEVAPGTAYEAIECPKCRLRPAQLGAKLVAAFSGDIQPPETSKLYRLGIVLVALAMTLLPIIYVGLVVAVIYLVCMHATHWGPYLLADNQRTGGRRQATLFLVGYLGPLIAGAILIIFMLKPLLAARPKSPASRRLERADDPVLFDFVGRLCDVVGAPAPSEIRLDGLVNASASFRAGWMGMISNQLVLTIGAPLVAGLTLRQLTGVLAHEFGHFAQGSGMRLTYVIRSVNAWFARVVYERDAWDERLVSWGNRMPIRELQAVFWMTQLCIWSTRRILWALMCAGHAVSCFMLREMEFDADRCEARVAGSDMFAATLERVQVLNVAWQGALADTQRLLADGQLADNICDVLLDNVRRLPPSAADELRKTAADRKTHWSDTHPCDTDRIASARAEKAEGAFRLDGPATVLFESFPSLAREVSASFYQESLGEAFHSTRMLPAAEALTRQNAERDEASARERFFANTFNLLRPFAVAAASAPAPSNLQAAALELEEARATADRTVAGYREGFQRYDDADTRWMLAEQAASLIAGGLKVKPAEFQIERSDAKAAASGRDGAINEMNEVAEQLQPFEQATRRRMALAIGMLRVPGIARRLPNLSVSERELHQVLAATRALHRAWPEILQLRNGAGCLSILINNLAANQSNKKLRTALADKVEGVAKQVTALYERFSETAYPFDHAVQEATVAQYALEKLPAAEDIAAVYSSGATLINQLNLLAVRIAGRLSFLASAAEEALSTVQPAAEASSMPDAS
- a CDS encoding Calx-beta domain-containing protein; this encodes MRLTFETLELRALVTSDVITSVPLAIASTGGTNSSAAVAAQTATANANPTTPINYSLVLTDANDNPITGPLVVGEVFFVDVFIDDTRNVSNPGVDSALTDVSFDSTLMTPSGNPVVTPNNTVYPSPTNSPHGSYNASTSPNLISSVNGSVPTNLNGGPVITPPGAGPQLLDRIQMTAEAATGVGNTTTISTVIPQIDPTDSNSVLVGADASAAPASQIGQGSVSTEILNPVSATLTGGSATAGATATTIQFTASLSGAVDVPVTIHYATVDGNAKAGTDYTGVTDGTVQLAANQQSQTFSINIAADTNSHSARSFNVKITSVDVSPTGLVTFDPTAGQGTGTINFTPPNVTIGAGSAQSGAAATTMSFPVTLSGTSDVPVVLDYSTSSDSGDTAVAGTDYTQETNQTLTIQPGDTTGTISIPISAQSSSFSGNKTFHVNVSLDSSDTSGAHLNQTSVQGSITSPAPTVSVADATAQGGTAAGTISFPIHLSGALNQSLVLDYSTAILSGDTAASTDFTAQTDQKLTIPAGTTDTAIQIPIAAQTTPFGAAKTFHLNVSLDDPNAGVQLTNTSAQGSITSPAPSLSIGDATVQGNSTAGVISFPIHLNGPSSQPVVLDYSTAILSGDTAVAGTDYTTQTNQKLTIPAGTTDTTIQIPIAAQTTTGFADKTFHVNISLDSSDTSHVSLADTSAEGTITSVPSVGILSNATDSPTQSAPSTMNFAVTLLNQQGAPTQTTQDLTIQYRVFSTGTDNAIGGSSIATSGVDYLAVDTTAANPLGQPLVIPAGQSVGTIKIPIAAELAGSINKTFHIQILSVSAGAVVSDVAGSATGTINVGQIPKPVVSIQNASLPEPTTTGQNMQFTVSLSAPSTDPVTVNYTITPGTAKAGVDYTPPATQGTVTFQPMQTTATISVPILPDANVTPSAQFLVALSEQTGNTASTISTTAGQALGTILTNGSFSGSVYVDTNNDGIHETGEHALAGATITITGNAVTGQAEQFSTTSAADGSFSFPAVPPGTYTVTQIAPTGYVMGISTPGTGVGVNGSNQMTFTITSGDVLTNNNFSERGLEPQLITKRMFLSSVIQ
- a CDS encoding nuclear transport factor 2 family protein, with the translated sequence MASTALAAETQPTAGRTEAEQAVRGAVAAYRQALDQQDVDAIVSFWTPEADYVDQLGRVYKIHAGLTQAKKLAQEGMHIAHLAPKTETLGIRLVTPDVAIEDGSFERIGALAGPAPQGRYTTVWVKRDGHWLIDGVRETPMHLEDSSDAIDDLGWMIGEWVAEGPHATAEISCSWGKDESYIVTQLKMKPVVGEPFSATQVIGWDPSQQKIRSFMFDSRGGFNEGQWVNEGDGWIVRSVESHPNGKRTASTKIYSRVDDNTALWESIDDDVAGQAGAELRLRITRKQPQK
- a CDS encoding carbon storage regulator, coding for MLVLSRKPGEKVLIADEITVSVLSVQGNRVRLGIEAPGEYRVLRAELTQWGETTKDRGVLQEVQPVAAACVGCGI